The following coding sequences are from one Rhineura floridana isolate rRhiFlo1 chromosome 2, rRhiFlo1.hap2, whole genome shotgun sequence window:
- the LOC133376074 gene encoding LOW QUALITY PROTEIN: G2 and S phase-expressed protein 1-like (The sequence of the model RefSeq protein was modified relative to this genomic sequence to represent the inferred CDS: inserted 2 bases in 1 codon; substituted 1 base at 1 genomic stop codon), protein MMEVNEWVNEDFPLLTDEKFDFDLSLSCTSESEDEAFVGSVGHKEKCIAVSLEAQEGTEDKILPPQQVDELTCSPLAEEKFTEIFKEAHLIALQLQIASKAKRNNSGQLEEXKTEVVEKFIQESKSKLKIIEKGIVMDKDPKAIKRETCCVWESPVCQLPPSFQKCSRQPVTGMYNSHSLDIPLNTSSPSEMGILPQESVLPLAQRKSKKKNNKKPSASQTIKNSSAFGNRNLLAAGQPKQGKLPSWPSTSSRNNLNSMGSSEDLLSDKSSIASDSGDXCHSLTVQDKRALPTPSKLGIKTTQLKPPSNICMQRNTTSSSSSSLSSMSSSLNSSLSISPNRGKGSKSKLA, encoded by the exons ATGATGGAAGTGAATGAGTGGGTGAATGAAGACTTTCCCCTCCTGACTGATGAAAAATTTGACTTTGACCTTTCGCTGTCTTGTACAAGTGAAAGTGAGGATGAAGCTTTTGTTGGTTCAGTGGGCCATAAAGAAAAATGTATTGCTGTGTCTCTTGAAGCCCAAGAAGGAACTGAAGATAAAATTCTACCCCCACAACAAGTGGATGAACTAACATGCAGCCCACTTGCTGAAGAAAAGTTCACGGAGATTTTTAAAGAGGCTCACCTGATTGCTCTCCAGCTACAAATTGCCAGCAaagcaaaaagaaacaacagtggccaactggaagAATGAAAGACAGAGGTTGTTGAAAAATTCATACAAGAATCTAAGTCAAAACTGAAAATTATTGAGAAAGGAATAGTGATGGATAAAGACCCAAAGGCGATTAAGAGAGAGACTTGCTGTGTGTGGGAAAGCCCAGTCTGCCAACTGCCTCCTTCATTTCAGAAGTGTTCAAGGCAACCAGTCACAGGAATGTACAACTCTCATTCTCTAGACATACCTCTAAACACATCTAGTCctagtgaaatgggtattttgccCCAAGAATCTGTTTTGCCTCTAGCACAAagaaagagtaaaaaaaaaaacaataaaaaaccaaGTGCATCCCAGACTAtaaaaaattcatctgcatttggaAATAGAAATCTCTTAGCAGCAGGACAGCCAAAACAAGGGAAACTGCCTA gctggcctagtacTTCCAGCAGGAATAATTTGAACAGTATGGGGTCATCTGAAGATCTCCTCTCTGACAAATCAAGTATTGCTTCAGATTCAGGAGA TTGTCATTCTTTAACAGTGCAAGACAAGAGAGCTCTTCCAACTCCCAGCAAGTTGGGGATCAAAACAACACAACTGAAACCTCCTAGTAATATTTGTATGCAAAGGAacactacatcatcatcatcatcctcgcTTTCCAGCATGAGCTCAAGTTTGAATTCAAGTCTGTCCATCTCTCCTAACAGAGGGAAAGGTAGCAAATCAAAACTGGCGTGA